One part of the Glycine max cultivar Williams 82 chromosome 14, Glycine_max_v4.0, whole genome shotgun sequence genome encodes these proteins:
- the LOC100786910 gene encoding probable serine/threonine-protein kinase WNK11 isoform X1, with protein sequence MMPSVNPDKDSEPFVETDPTGRYGRYSELLGCGAVKKVYRAFDQEEGIEVAWNQVKLRNFCDDPAMLDRLYSEVRLLRSLSNKNIIALYNVWRDEQRNTLNFITEVCTSGNLREYRKKHRHVSIKALKKWSKQILKGLNYLHLHDPCIIHRDLNCSNVFVNGNTGQVKIGDLGLATIVGKNHCAHTILGTPEFMAPELYDEDYTELVDIYSFGMCVLEMVTVEIPYSECDNVAKIYKKVSSGVRPAALNKVKDPEVKAFIEKCLAQPRARPSAAELLRDPFFDEIVDDDENDDCSCSYQ encoded by the exons ATGCCGAGTGTTAACCCTGACAAAGATTCCGAGCCATTTGTTGAGACCGATCCAACCGGTCGCTATGGTAGATACAGTGAGTTGCTTGGATGTGGTGCTGTGAAGAAAGTGTATCGTGCATTTGATCAGGAAGAAGGAATAGAGGTGGCATGGAACCAGGTGAAGCTGAGAAATTTCTGTGATGACCCTGCCATGTTGGATAGGCTTTACTCTGAAGTGAGGTTGCTCAGAAGCTTGTCCAACAAGAACATCATTGCACTTTACAATGTGTGGAGGGATGAGCAGCGAAACACTTTGAATTTCATCACTGAGGTTTGCACCAGTGGAAATTTGAGGGAGTACAGGAAAAAGCACAGGCATGTTTCCATAAAGGCACTAAAGAAGTGGTCTAAGCAGATTTTGAAAGGGTTGAATTATTTGCACTTGCATGATCCCTGCATCATCCACAGAGATCTCAATTGCAGCAATGTGTTTGTCAATGGGAATACTGGCCAG GTTAAGATTGGTGACTTGGGTTTGGCAACAATTGTGGGCAAGAACCATTGTGCACACACGATTCTTGGCACACCAGAATTTATGGCTCCAGAGTTATACGATGAAGACTACACAGAATTGGTGGACATATACTCATTTGGGATGTGTGTGTTAGAGATGGTGACAGTGGAGATTCCTTATAGTGAATGTGACAATGTTGCTAAGATATACAAGAAGGTGTCTTCTGGAGTTAGACCTGCTGCCTTGAACAAGGTCAAAGATCCTGAGGTTAAGGCCTTTATTGAGAAGTGTCTTGCTCAGCCAAGGGCTAGGCCTTCTGCAGCTGAGCTTCTCAGAGATCCTTTCTTTGATGAGATTGTTGATGATGACGAAAATGATGACTGTTCTTGTTCATACCAATAG
- the LOC100788515 gene encoding heterogeneous nuclear ribonucleoprotein 1, with translation MESDLGKLFIGGISWDTDDERLKEYFGKYGEVIEAVIMRDRTTGRARGFGFVVFADPSAAERVIMDKHIIDGRTVEAKKAVPRDDQQTINRQSGSIHGSPSPGRTKKIFVGGLPSTITESDFKKYFDQFGTIADVVVMYDHNTQRPRGFGFITYDSEEAVDRVLYKTFHELNGKMVEVKRAVPKELSPGPTRSPLIGYNYGLNRTSGFLNSYAQGFNMNPIGGYGVRMDGRFSPLTSARSGFSPFGSSGYGMGVNLDLGLNPSYGGTSSYGGSLGYARMSPFNNGNSNRYTTPIGNSGGNGRSDSLMNSASRSVWGNGGQNNAANSPVSPGAYLGSGSGAFGVSIGNGGTNWGPSVPTQGGGAATGYSTWGNSYDGGDNNISLGGGGYGRNSSPSVPQSSTFTAPTGDYEGSYGNLYRNGSVYSDSTWRSAASEIDASGSFGYGGLGGIASDDPVKSSDGFIGNYNVISRQTNRGIAA, from the exons ATGGAGTCGGATCTTGGCAAGCTCTTCATTGGGGGAATTTCCTGGGACACCGATGACGAACGTCTCAAAGAATATTTTGGGAAATATGGAGAGGTGATAGAGGCTGTGATCATGAGAGATCGGACAACAGGCCGCGCTCGTGGTTTCGGTTTTGTTGTCTTTGCTGATCCTTCTGCTGCAGAGAGAGTCATTATGGATAAGCACATAATTGATGGCCGCACA GTTGAAGCTAAGAAAGCTGTTCCTAGGGATGATCAGCAAACTATAAACAGACAGTCTGGTAGCATCCATGGATCTCCGAGTCCTGGACGCACCAAAAAGATTTTTGTTGGAGGTTTACCATCAACAATCACAGAGAGTGACTTTAAGAAGTACTTTGATCAGTTTGGTACAATAGCTGATGTTGTTGTAATGTATGATCACAATACCCAGAGGCCAAGAGGTTTTGGCTTCATCACTTATGATTCAGAAGAAGCTGTGGACAGAGTTCTTTATAAGACATTTCATGAACTCAATGGGAAGATGGTTGAGGTCAAGAGGGCAGTTCCTAAAGAGCTTTCCCCTGGACCTACCCGAAGCCCATTGATAGGATATAACTATGGTTTGAATAGGACCAGTGGCTTCCTAAATAGTTATGCTCAGGGTTTCAATATGAATCCAATTGGAGGTTATGGAGTCAGGATGGATGGAAGGTTTAGTCCTCTTACTAGTGCCAGAAGTGGGTTTAGCCCATTTGGCTCCAGTGGTTATGGAATGGGAGTGAATTTGGATTTAGGATTGAACCCAAGCTATGGAGGGACTTCCAGTTATGGTGGCAGTCTGGGATACGCTCGGATGAGTCCTTTCAACAATGGCAACTCTAACAGATATACCACTCCTATTGGCAATAGCGGGGGCAATGGGAGAAGCGATTCTCTTATGAACTCAGCTTCCCGGAGTGTTTGGGGAAATGGGGGCCAGAACAATGCTGCCAATAGTCCAGTCAGCCCTGGCGCTTACTTGGGATCTGGAAGTGGGGCTTTTGGTGTTTCAATTGGAAATGGTGGCACCAATTGGGGTCCATCAGTTCCAACCCAGGGTGGAGGGGCTGCCACTGGGTATAGTACTTGGGGTAACTCTTATGATGGTGGAGATAACAACATCAGTTTAGGAGGTGGAGGGTATGGAAGGAACAGCAGCCCAAGTGTGCCTCAATCCTCAACATTTACTGCACCAACTGGTGATTATGAAGGATCCTATGGGAACTTGTACCGCAATGGTTCAGTTTACAGTGACTCAACTTGGCGGTCTGCTGCTTCTGAGATAGATGCTTCTGGTTCGTTTGGTTACGGTGGACTTGGTGGTATAGCTTCAGATGATCCAGTAAAGAGTTCTGATGGTTTTATTGGAAACTACAATGTAATAAGTAGACAAACTAATAGAG GAATTGCTGCTTAG
- the LOC100786910 gene encoding probable serine/threonine-protein kinase WNK11 isoform X2, whose amino-acid sequence MPSVNPDKDSEPFVETDPTGRYGRYSELLGCGAVKKVYRAFDQEEGIEVAWNQVKLRNFCDDPAMLDRLYSEVRLLRSLSNKNIIALYNVWRDEQRNTLNFITEVCTSGNLREYRKKHRHVSIKALKKWSKQILKGLNYLHLHDPCIIHRDLNCSNVFVNGNTGQVKIGDLGLATIVGKNHCAHTILGTPEFMAPELYDEDYTELVDIYSFGMCVLEMVTVEIPYSECDNVAKIYKKVSSGVRPAALNKVKDPEVKAFIEKCLAQPRARPSAAELLRDPFFDEIVDDDENDDCSCSYQ is encoded by the exons ATGCCGAGTGTTAACCCTGACAAAGATTCCGAGCCATTTGTTGAGACCGATCCAACCGGTCGCTATGGTAGATACAGTGAGTTGCTTGGATGTGGTGCTGTGAAGAAAGTGTATCGTGCATTTGATCAGGAAGAAGGAATAGAGGTGGCATGGAACCAGGTGAAGCTGAGAAATTTCTGTGATGACCCTGCCATGTTGGATAGGCTTTACTCTGAAGTGAGGTTGCTCAGAAGCTTGTCCAACAAGAACATCATTGCACTTTACAATGTGTGGAGGGATGAGCAGCGAAACACTTTGAATTTCATCACTGAGGTTTGCACCAGTGGAAATTTGAGGGAGTACAGGAAAAAGCACAGGCATGTTTCCATAAAGGCACTAAAGAAGTGGTCTAAGCAGATTTTGAAAGGGTTGAATTATTTGCACTTGCATGATCCCTGCATCATCCACAGAGATCTCAATTGCAGCAATGTGTTTGTCAATGGGAATACTGGCCAG GTTAAGATTGGTGACTTGGGTTTGGCAACAATTGTGGGCAAGAACCATTGTGCACACACGATTCTTGGCACACCAGAATTTATGGCTCCAGAGTTATACGATGAAGACTACACAGAATTGGTGGACATATACTCATTTGGGATGTGTGTGTTAGAGATGGTGACAGTGGAGATTCCTTATAGTGAATGTGACAATGTTGCTAAGATATACAAGAAGGTGTCTTCTGGAGTTAGACCTGCTGCCTTGAACAAGGTCAAAGATCCTGAGGTTAAGGCCTTTATTGAGAAGTGTCTTGCTCAGCCAAGGGCTAGGCCTTCTGCAGCTGAGCTTCTCAGAGATCCTTTCTTTGATGAGATTGTTGATGATGACGAAAATGATGACTGTTCTTGTTCATACCAATAG